The following coding sequences lie in one Oncorhynchus nerka isolate Pitt River linkage group LG14, Oner_Uvic_2.0, whole genome shotgun sequence genomic window:
- the LOC115124255 gene encoding growth hormone secretagogue receptor type 1-like, whose product MDVSALGSGSSCSEDCVLGSGCLEDCGNQSDQTDWEWEDFSGAELVCVTAVCVLLLALGITGNMLTILVVWLRPHLRSTTYLYLSSMAVSDLLILLLMPLDLYYKLWRFRPWDLGDAVCKLSVFISESCTYSSILHITALSLERYLAVCRPLTAKTLVTRTRVRTLIGCLWVVAVISAGPVFAMVGVEELGGGEGESECRCTDYAVSSGLLGAMMWLSNLYFLVPLGILGVVYGLIGRKLWLRPQRSSRDRAQRHTIKMLGMIVLAFVLCWLPFHVGRKLFSVTLGSSADMYYISQYFNLVSFVLFYLSAAVNPILYNTMSARYRHAVRSLLRSHTPRSHHPPPTPQHSTTTL is encoded by the exons ATGGACGTGTCAGCGCTGGGCAGTGGGAGCAGCTGTTCAGAGGATTGTGTGCTAGGGTCTGGCTGTCTGGAGGACTGTGGGAACCAGAGTGACCAGACTGACTGGGAATGGGAGGACTTCAGTGGGGCTGAGCTGGTGTGTGTGACAGCCGTGTGTGTGCTGCTGCTGGCCCTGGGCATCACAGGAAATATGTTAACCATCCTGGTAGTTTGGCTCCGGCCACACCTGAGAAGCACCACCTACCTCTACCTGAGTAGTATGGCCGTCTCCGACCTCCTCATACTGCTTCTGATGCCTTTAGATCTGTACTACAAG CTGTGGAGGTTCCGGCCCTGGGATCTGGGTGATGCAGTGTGTAAGCTGAGTGTGTTCATCAGTGAGAGTTGTACCTACTCCTCCATCCTCCACATCACCGCCCTTTCTCTGGAGCGCTACCTCGCTGTCTGTCGACCACTCACAGCCAAGACCCTGGTCACACGGACCCGCGTCCGTACTCTCATTGGCTGCCTGTGGGTTGTGGCCGTGATCAGCGCTGGGCCGGTGTTTGCtatggtaggggtagaggagctggggggaggtgagggggagagcgAGTGTCGCTGTACGGACTACGCCGTCTCCTCAGGCCTGCTGGGGGCCATGATGTGGCTCTCCAACCTCTACTTCCTGGTGCCGCTGGGCATTCTGGGAGTTGTGTATGGCCTGATCGGCAGGAAGCTTTGGCTCCGCCCACAACGCAGCAGCCGAGACCGCGCCCAGCGACACACCATCAAGATGCTCG ggaTGATCGTGCTGGCGTTTGTTCTGTGTTGGCTGCCATTCCACGTTGGTCGGAAGTTGTTCTCTGTGACTCTGGGCTCCAGCGCTGATATGTACTACATCTCTCAGTACTTTAACCTGGTCTCCTTTGTGTTGTTCTACCTCAGTGCTGCTGTCAACCCTATCCTCTACAACACCATGTCAGCACGCTACCGCCACGCTGTCCGCAGCCTGCTGCGCTCACACACACCCCGCTCCCACCACCCCCCACCCACGCCACAACACTCTACTACCACCCTGTAA